Proteins from one Ciconia boyciana chromosome 26, ASM3463844v1, whole genome shotgun sequence genomic window:
- the PIP5K1A gene encoding phosphatidylinositol 4-phosphate 5-kinase type-1 alpha isoform X7, with product MASAGPESGGSSGSSGGLAGSSTFKKSLTPEMPGSSGQPGSQTIKKGHRGVDSTGETTYKKTTSSALKGAIQLGITHTVGSLSTKPERDVLMQDFYVVESIFFPSEGSNLTPAHHYNDFRFKTYAPVAFRYFRELFGIRPDDYLYSLCSEPLIELSNSGASGSLFYVSSDDEFIIKTVQHKEAEFLQKLLPGYYMNLNQNPRTLLPKFYGLYCVQAGGKNIRIVVMNNLLPRSVKMHLKYDLKGSTYKRRASQKEREKVFPTYKDLDFMQDIPDGLFLDSDMYNALCKTLQRDCLVLQSFKIMDYSLLVAIHNIDLAQREHAMADGTSQTDMRRPAAQKALYSTAMESIQGEARRGGTIETDDQMGGIPARNVKGERLLLYIGIIDVLQSYRFVKKLEHSWKALVHDGDTVSVHRPSFYAERFQRFMCNTAFKKIPLKPSPSKKSRSGTTVPRRSCQGGVPSQSHMSCETKAQVTTEADIEQGSHLGRPDLLPRTLPVDEANSDSIATTLSTSSLGSGGLNSPANRSSPSVSPAAPQGLPYLSAPQS from the exons ATGGCGTCGGCGGGGCCCGAGTCGGGGGGCAGCAGCGGGAGCAGCGGCGGCCTGGCGG gaTCATCTACTTTCAAAAAGTCACTCACCCCTGAG ATGCCAGGTTCTTCTGGGCAGCCAGGCTCACAGACGATAAAGAAAGGGCACAGAGGAGTGGACTCCACGGGCGAGACTACCTATAAAAAG ACGACATCGTCTGCCTTGAAAGGTGCCATTCAGCTGGGCATTACACACACGGTTGGAAGCTTGAGCACCAAACCTGAAAGAGATGTTCTCATGCAAGATTTCTACGTAgtagaaagtattttcttcccaAG TGAAGGGAGTAACCTCACCCCAGCTCATCACTACAATGACTTTCGGTTCAAAACCTATGCTCCAGTGGCCTTTCGCTATTTCCGGGAGCTGTTTGGGATCCGACCAGATGACTATCTG TACTCGCTCTGCAGTGAGCCACTCATTGAACTTTCAAACTCCGGGGCCAGTGGATCCCTCTTCTACGTATCCAGCGACGATGAGTTTATCATCAAAACGGTTCAGCACAAAGAGGCTGAGTTCTTacagaagctgctgcctggctaTTACATG AATTTGAACCAGAACCCAAGGACGCTGCTGCCAAAGTTTTACGGCTTGTACTGTGTCCAGGCCGGAGGCAAAAACATTCGCATTGTTGTGATGAACAACCTACTGCCGCGCTCTGTCAAAATGCACCTGAAATACGACCTGAAGGGCTCCACCTACAAACGCCGAGCATCCCAGAAGGAGCGGGAGAAGGTCTTCCCAACATACAAGGACTTGGATTTTATGCAGGACATCCCTGATGGCCTCTTCTTAGACTCTGACATGTATAACGCTCTGTGCAAAACGTTACAGAGAGACTGTTTG GTCCTGCAGAGCTTTAAAATCATGGATTACAGTTTGCTTGTTGCAATCCATAACATCGATCTGGCACAGAGAGAGCACGCAATGGCAGATGGGACATCCCAGACCGATATGCGGCGACCCGCTGCCCAGAAGGCCCTCTACTCGACAGCCATGGAATCCATCCAAGGAGAGGCCCGGCGAGGTGGCACCATAGAAACAGATGACCA GATGGGAGGCATTCCAGCCCGCAACGTGAAGGGGGAGAGGTTGCTGCTGTACATCGGCATCATTGATGTGTTGCAGTCCTACAG ATTTGTCAAGAAGCTGGAGCACTCTTGGAAGGCCCTTGTACACGATGGG GACACTGTATCTGTGCACAGACCCAGCTTCTACGCCGAAAGGTTCCAACGGTTCATGTGCAACACAGCGTTCAAGAAAATACCAC TAAAGCCATCCCCCTCTAAGAAGAGCCGGTCTGGCACAACAGTTCCTCGGCGGAGCTGTCAAGGAGGAGTGCCTTCCCAGTCGCACATGTCGTGCGAGACAAAAGCACAAGTAACGACAGAGGCGGATATAGAGCAAG GTTCCCACCTTGGTCGCCCAGATCTCCTGCCCAGGACCCTGCCAGTAGACGAAGCTAACAGTGATTCCATCGCAACAACCCTGTCCACTTCTTCCTTGGGTAGCGGAGGCCTCAACTCGCCCGCAAATAG GTCTTCCCCTTCTGTTTCCCCAGCGGCTCCCCAGGGCCTTCCATACCTGAGCGCTCCGCAGAGCTGA
- the PIP5K1A gene encoding phosphatidylinositol 4-phosphate 5-kinase type-1 alpha isoform X8, which yields MASAGPESGGSSGSSGGLAGSSTFKKSLTPEMPGSSGQPGSQTIKKGHRGVDSTGETTYKKTTSSALKGAIQLGITHTVGSLSTKPERDVLMQDFYVVESIFFPSEGSNLTPAHHYNDFRFKTYAPVAFRYFRELFGIRPDDYLYSLCSEPLIELSNSGASGSLFYVSSDDEFIIKTVQHKEAEFLQKLLPGYYMNLNQNPRTLLPKFYGLYCVQAGGKNIRIVVMNNLLPRSVKMHLKYDLKGSTYKRRASQKEREKVFPTYKDLDFMQDIPDGLFLDSDMYNALCKTLQRDCLVLQSFKIMDYSLLVAIHNIDLAQREHAMADGTSQTDMRRPAAQKALYSTAMESIQGEARRGGTIETDDQMGGIPARNVKGERLLLYIGIIDVLQSYRFVKKLEHSWKALVHDGDTVSVHRPSFYAERFQRFMCNTAFKKIPLKPSPSKKSRSGTTVPRRSCQGGVPSQSHMSCETKAQVTTEADIEQDLLPRTLPVDEANSDSIATTLSTSSLGSGGLNSPANSGSPGPSIPERSAELREQLEDLQETEISF from the exons ATGGCGTCGGCGGGGCCCGAGTCGGGGGGCAGCAGCGGGAGCAGCGGCGGCCTGGCGG gaTCATCTACTTTCAAAAAGTCACTCACCCCTGAG ATGCCAGGTTCTTCTGGGCAGCCAGGCTCACAGACGATAAAGAAAGGGCACAGAGGAGTGGACTCCACGGGCGAGACTACCTATAAAAAG ACGACATCGTCTGCCTTGAAAGGTGCCATTCAGCTGGGCATTACACACACGGTTGGAAGCTTGAGCACCAAACCTGAAAGAGATGTTCTCATGCAAGATTTCTACGTAgtagaaagtattttcttcccaAG TGAAGGGAGTAACCTCACCCCAGCTCATCACTACAATGACTTTCGGTTCAAAACCTATGCTCCAGTGGCCTTTCGCTATTTCCGGGAGCTGTTTGGGATCCGACCAGATGACTATCTG TACTCGCTCTGCAGTGAGCCACTCATTGAACTTTCAAACTCCGGGGCCAGTGGATCCCTCTTCTACGTATCCAGCGACGATGAGTTTATCATCAAAACGGTTCAGCACAAAGAGGCTGAGTTCTTacagaagctgctgcctggctaTTACATG AATTTGAACCAGAACCCAAGGACGCTGCTGCCAAAGTTTTACGGCTTGTACTGTGTCCAGGCCGGAGGCAAAAACATTCGCATTGTTGTGATGAACAACCTACTGCCGCGCTCTGTCAAAATGCACCTGAAATACGACCTGAAGGGCTCCACCTACAAACGCCGAGCATCCCAGAAGGAGCGGGAGAAGGTCTTCCCAACATACAAGGACTTGGATTTTATGCAGGACATCCCTGATGGCCTCTTCTTAGACTCTGACATGTATAACGCTCTGTGCAAAACGTTACAGAGAGACTGTTTG GTCCTGCAGAGCTTTAAAATCATGGATTACAGTTTGCTTGTTGCAATCCATAACATCGATCTGGCACAGAGAGAGCACGCAATGGCAGATGGGACATCCCAGACCGATATGCGGCGACCCGCTGCCCAGAAGGCCCTCTACTCGACAGCCATGGAATCCATCCAAGGAGAGGCCCGGCGAGGTGGCACCATAGAAACAGATGACCA GATGGGAGGCATTCCAGCCCGCAACGTGAAGGGGGAGAGGTTGCTGCTGTACATCGGCATCATTGATGTGTTGCAGTCCTACAG ATTTGTCAAGAAGCTGGAGCACTCTTGGAAGGCCCTTGTACACGATGGG GACACTGTATCTGTGCACAGACCCAGCTTCTACGCCGAAAGGTTCCAACGGTTCATGTGCAACACAGCGTTCAAGAAAATACCAC TAAAGCCATCCCCCTCTAAGAAGAGCCGGTCTGGCACAACAGTTCCTCGGCGGAGCTGTCAAGGAGGAGTGCCTTCCCAGTCGCACATGTCGTGCGAGACAAAAGCACAAGTAACGACAGAGGCGGATATAGAGCAAG ATCTCCTGCCCAGGACCCTGCCAGTAGACGAAGCTAACAGTGATTCCATCGCAACAACCCTGTCCACTTCTTCCTTGGGTAGCGGAGGCCTCAACTCGCCCGCAAATAG CGGCTCCCCAGGGCCTTCCATACCTGAGCGCTCCGCAGAGCTGAGAGAGCAGCTCGAAGACCTGCAAGAGACAGAGATAAGCTTT TGA
- the PIP5K1A gene encoding phosphatidylinositol 4-phosphate 5-kinase type-1 alpha isoform X6 codes for MASAGPESGGSSGSSGGLAGSSTFKKSLTPEMPGSSGQPGSQTIKKGHRGVDSTGETTYKKTTSSALKGAIQLGITHTVGSLSTKPERDVLMQDFYVVESIFFPSEGSNLTPAHHYNDFRFKTYAPVAFRYFRELFGIRPDDYLYSLCSEPLIELSNSGASGSLFYVSSDDEFIIKTVQHKEAEFLQKLLPGYYMNLNQNPRTLLPKFYGLYCVQAGGKNIRIVVMNNLLPRSVKMHLKYDLKGSTYKRRASQKEREKVFPTYKDLDFMQDIPDGLFLDSDMYNALCKTLQRDCLVLQSFKIMDYSLLVAIHNIDLAQREHAMADGTSQTDMRRPAAQKALYSTAMESIQGEARRGGTIETDDQMGGIPARNVKGERLLLYIGIIDVLQSYRFVKKLEHSWKALVHDGDTVSVHRPSFYAERFQRFMCNTAFKKIPLKPSPSKKSRSGTTVPRRSCQGGVPSQSHMSCETKAQVTTEADIEQGSHLGRPDLLPRTLPVDEANSDSIATTLSTSSLGSGGLNSPANSGSPGPSIPERSAELREQLEDLQETEISF; via the exons ATGGCGTCGGCGGGGCCCGAGTCGGGGGGCAGCAGCGGGAGCAGCGGCGGCCTGGCGG gaTCATCTACTTTCAAAAAGTCACTCACCCCTGAG ATGCCAGGTTCTTCTGGGCAGCCAGGCTCACAGACGATAAAGAAAGGGCACAGAGGAGTGGACTCCACGGGCGAGACTACCTATAAAAAG ACGACATCGTCTGCCTTGAAAGGTGCCATTCAGCTGGGCATTACACACACGGTTGGAAGCTTGAGCACCAAACCTGAAAGAGATGTTCTCATGCAAGATTTCTACGTAgtagaaagtattttcttcccaAG TGAAGGGAGTAACCTCACCCCAGCTCATCACTACAATGACTTTCGGTTCAAAACCTATGCTCCAGTGGCCTTTCGCTATTTCCGGGAGCTGTTTGGGATCCGACCAGATGACTATCTG TACTCGCTCTGCAGTGAGCCACTCATTGAACTTTCAAACTCCGGGGCCAGTGGATCCCTCTTCTACGTATCCAGCGACGATGAGTTTATCATCAAAACGGTTCAGCACAAAGAGGCTGAGTTCTTacagaagctgctgcctggctaTTACATG AATTTGAACCAGAACCCAAGGACGCTGCTGCCAAAGTTTTACGGCTTGTACTGTGTCCAGGCCGGAGGCAAAAACATTCGCATTGTTGTGATGAACAACCTACTGCCGCGCTCTGTCAAAATGCACCTGAAATACGACCTGAAGGGCTCCACCTACAAACGCCGAGCATCCCAGAAGGAGCGGGAGAAGGTCTTCCCAACATACAAGGACTTGGATTTTATGCAGGACATCCCTGATGGCCTCTTCTTAGACTCTGACATGTATAACGCTCTGTGCAAAACGTTACAGAGAGACTGTTTG GTCCTGCAGAGCTTTAAAATCATGGATTACAGTTTGCTTGTTGCAATCCATAACATCGATCTGGCACAGAGAGAGCACGCAATGGCAGATGGGACATCCCAGACCGATATGCGGCGACCCGCTGCCCAGAAGGCCCTCTACTCGACAGCCATGGAATCCATCCAAGGAGAGGCCCGGCGAGGTGGCACCATAGAAACAGATGACCA GATGGGAGGCATTCCAGCCCGCAACGTGAAGGGGGAGAGGTTGCTGCTGTACATCGGCATCATTGATGTGTTGCAGTCCTACAG ATTTGTCAAGAAGCTGGAGCACTCTTGGAAGGCCCTTGTACACGATGGG GACACTGTATCTGTGCACAGACCCAGCTTCTACGCCGAAAGGTTCCAACGGTTCATGTGCAACACAGCGTTCAAGAAAATACCAC TAAAGCCATCCCCCTCTAAGAAGAGCCGGTCTGGCACAACAGTTCCTCGGCGGAGCTGTCAAGGAGGAGTGCCTTCCCAGTCGCACATGTCGTGCGAGACAAAAGCACAAGTAACGACAGAGGCGGATATAGAGCAAG GTTCCCACCTTGGTCGCCCAGATCTCCTGCCCAGGACCCTGCCAGTAGACGAAGCTAACAGTGATTCCATCGCAACAACCCTGTCCACTTCTTCCTTGGGTAGCGGAGGCCTCAACTCGCCCGCAAATAG CGGCTCCCCAGGGCCTTCCATACCTGAGCGCTCCGCAGAGCTGAGAGAGCAGCTCGAAGACCTGCAAGAGACAGAGATAAGCTTT TGA
- the PIP5K1A gene encoding phosphatidylinositol 4-phosphate 5-kinase type-1 alpha isoform X2 encodes MASAGPESGGSSGSSGGLAGSSTFKKSLTPEMPGSSGQPGSQTIKKGHRGVDSTGETTYKKTTSSALKGAIQLGITHTVGSLSTKPERDVLMQDFYVVESIFFPSEGSNLTPAHHYNDFRFKTYAPVAFRYFRELFGIRPDDYLYSLCSEPLIELSNSGASGSLFYVSSDDEFIIKTVQHKEAEFLQKLLPGYYMNLNQNPRTLLPKFYGLYCVQAGGKNIRIVVMNNLLPRSVKMHLKYDLKGSTYKRRASQKEREKVFPTYKDLDFMQDIPDGLFLDSDMYNALCKTLQRDCLVLQSFKIMDYSLLVAIHNIDLAQREHAMADGTSQTDMRRPAAQKALYSTAMESIQGEARRGGTIETDDQMGGIPARNVKGERLLLYIGIIDVLQSYRFVKKLEHSWKALVHDGDTVSVHRPSFYAERFQRFMCNTAFKKIPLKPSPSKKSRSGTTVPRRSCQGGVPSQSHMSCETKAQVTTEADIEQDLLPRTLPVDEANSDSIATTLSTSSLGSGGLNSPANRSVGVQVHKADSSAKDLTRTAPGIFLSRSEAASHQLESSAEEEARAAQSNRAHSGSPGPSIPERSAELREQLEDLQETEISF; translated from the exons ATGGCGTCGGCGGGGCCCGAGTCGGGGGGCAGCAGCGGGAGCAGCGGCGGCCTGGCGG gaTCATCTACTTTCAAAAAGTCACTCACCCCTGAG ATGCCAGGTTCTTCTGGGCAGCCAGGCTCACAGACGATAAAGAAAGGGCACAGAGGAGTGGACTCCACGGGCGAGACTACCTATAAAAAG ACGACATCGTCTGCCTTGAAAGGTGCCATTCAGCTGGGCATTACACACACGGTTGGAAGCTTGAGCACCAAACCTGAAAGAGATGTTCTCATGCAAGATTTCTACGTAgtagaaagtattttcttcccaAG TGAAGGGAGTAACCTCACCCCAGCTCATCACTACAATGACTTTCGGTTCAAAACCTATGCTCCAGTGGCCTTTCGCTATTTCCGGGAGCTGTTTGGGATCCGACCAGATGACTATCTG TACTCGCTCTGCAGTGAGCCACTCATTGAACTTTCAAACTCCGGGGCCAGTGGATCCCTCTTCTACGTATCCAGCGACGATGAGTTTATCATCAAAACGGTTCAGCACAAAGAGGCTGAGTTCTTacagaagctgctgcctggctaTTACATG AATTTGAACCAGAACCCAAGGACGCTGCTGCCAAAGTTTTACGGCTTGTACTGTGTCCAGGCCGGAGGCAAAAACATTCGCATTGTTGTGATGAACAACCTACTGCCGCGCTCTGTCAAAATGCACCTGAAATACGACCTGAAGGGCTCCACCTACAAACGCCGAGCATCCCAGAAGGAGCGGGAGAAGGTCTTCCCAACATACAAGGACTTGGATTTTATGCAGGACATCCCTGATGGCCTCTTCTTAGACTCTGACATGTATAACGCTCTGTGCAAAACGTTACAGAGAGACTGTTTG GTCCTGCAGAGCTTTAAAATCATGGATTACAGTTTGCTTGTTGCAATCCATAACATCGATCTGGCACAGAGAGAGCACGCAATGGCAGATGGGACATCCCAGACCGATATGCGGCGACCCGCTGCCCAGAAGGCCCTCTACTCGACAGCCATGGAATCCATCCAAGGAGAGGCCCGGCGAGGTGGCACCATAGAAACAGATGACCA GATGGGAGGCATTCCAGCCCGCAACGTGAAGGGGGAGAGGTTGCTGCTGTACATCGGCATCATTGATGTGTTGCAGTCCTACAG ATTTGTCAAGAAGCTGGAGCACTCTTGGAAGGCCCTTGTACACGATGGG GACACTGTATCTGTGCACAGACCCAGCTTCTACGCCGAAAGGTTCCAACGGTTCATGTGCAACACAGCGTTCAAGAAAATACCAC TAAAGCCATCCCCCTCTAAGAAGAGCCGGTCTGGCACAACAGTTCCTCGGCGGAGCTGTCAAGGAGGAGTGCCTTCCCAGTCGCACATGTCGTGCGAGACAAAAGCACAAGTAACGACAGAGGCGGATATAGAGCAAG ATCTCCTGCCCAGGACCCTGCCAGTAGACGAAGCTAACAGTGATTCCATCGCAACAACCCTGTCCACTTCTTCCTTGGGTAGCGGAGGCCTCAACTCGCCCGCAAATAG GTCGGTGGGCGTACAAGTGCATAAAGCTGACAGCTCAGCAAAGGATTTGACTAGAACAGCTCCCGGCATCTTCCTGTCTAG GTCAGAAGCAGCGAGTCACCAGCTAGAAAgctcagcagaggaggaagccaGAGCAGCTCAGAGTAACCGGGCACATAG CGGCTCCCCAGGGCCTTCCATACCTGAGCGCTCCGCAGAGCTGAGAGAGCAGCTCGAAGACCTGCAAGAGACAGAGATAAGCTTT TGA
- the PIP5K1A gene encoding phosphatidylinositol 4-phosphate 5-kinase type-1 alpha isoform X9, with translation MASAGPESGGSSGSSGGLAGSSTFKKSLTPEMPGSSGQPGSQTIKKGHRGVDSTGETTYKKTTSSALKGAIQLGITHTVGSLSTKPERDVLMQDFYVVESIFFPSEGSNLTPAHHYNDFRFKTYAPVAFRYFRELFGIRPDDYLYSLCSEPLIELSNSGASGSLFYVSSDDEFIIKTVQHKEAEFLQKLLPGYYMNLNQNPRTLLPKFYGLYCVQAGGKNIRIVVMNNLLPRSVKMHLKYDLKGSTYKRRASQKEREKVFPTYKDLDFMQDIPDGLFLDSDMYNALCKTLQRDCLVLQSFKIMDYSLLVAIHNIDLAQREHAMADGTSQTDMRRPAAQKALYSTAMESIQGEARRGGTIETDDQMGGIPARNVKGERLLLYIGIIDVLQSYRFVKKLEHSWKALVHDGDTVSVHRPSFYAERFQRFMCNTAFKKIPLKPSPSKKSRSGTTVPRRSCQGGVPSQSHMSCETKAQVTTEADIEQDLLPRTLPVDEANSDSIATTLSTSSLGSGGLNSPANRSSPSVSPAAPQGLPYLSAPQS, from the exons ATGGCGTCGGCGGGGCCCGAGTCGGGGGGCAGCAGCGGGAGCAGCGGCGGCCTGGCGG gaTCATCTACTTTCAAAAAGTCACTCACCCCTGAG ATGCCAGGTTCTTCTGGGCAGCCAGGCTCACAGACGATAAAGAAAGGGCACAGAGGAGTGGACTCCACGGGCGAGACTACCTATAAAAAG ACGACATCGTCTGCCTTGAAAGGTGCCATTCAGCTGGGCATTACACACACGGTTGGAAGCTTGAGCACCAAACCTGAAAGAGATGTTCTCATGCAAGATTTCTACGTAgtagaaagtattttcttcccaAG TGAAGGGAGTAACCTCACCCCAGCTCATCACTACAATGACTTTCGGTTCAAAACCTATGCTCCAGTGGCCTTTCGCTATTTCCGGGAGCTGTTTGGGATCCGACCAGATGACTATCTG TACTCGCTCTGCAGTGAGCCACTCATTGAACTTTCAAACTCCGGGGCCAGTGGATCCCTCTTCTACGTATCCAGCGACGATGAGTTTATCATCAAAACGGTTCAGCACAAAGAGGCTGAGTTCTTacagaagctgctgcctggctaTTACATG AATTTGAACCAGAACCCAAGGACGCTGCTGCCAAAGTTTTACGGCTTGTACTGTGTCCAGGCCGGAGGCAAAAACATTCGCATTGTTGTGATGAACAACCTACTGCCGCGCTCTGTCAAAATGCACCTGAAATACGACCTGAAGGGCTCCACCTACAAACGCCGAGCATCCCAGAAGGAGCGGGAGAAGGTCTTCCCAACATACAAGGACTTGGATTTTATGCAGGACATCCCTGATGGCCTCTTCTTAGACTCTGACATGTATAACGCTCTGTGCAAAACGTTACAGAGAGACTGTTTG GTCCTGCAGAGCTTTAAAATCATGGATTACAGTTTGCTTGTTGCAATCCATAACATCGATCTGGCACAGAGAGAGCACGCAATGGCAGATGGGACATCCCAGACCGATATGCGGCGACCCGCTGCCCAGAAGGCCCTCTACTCGACAGCCATGGAATCCATCCAAGGAGAGGCCCGGCGAGGTGGCACCATAGAAACAGATGACCA GATGGGAGGCATTCCAGCCCGCAACGTGAAGGGGGAGAGGTTGCTGCTGTACATCGGCATCATTGATGTGTTGCAGTCCTACAG ATTTGTCAAGAAGCTGGAGCACTCTTGGAAGGCCCTTGTACACGATGGG GACACTGTATCTGTGCACAGACCCAGCTTCTACGCCGAAAGGTTCCAACGGTTCATGTGCAACACAGCGTTCAAGAAAATACCAC TAAAGCCATCCCCCTCTAAGAAGAGCCGGTCTGGCACAACAGTTCCTCGGCGGAGCTGTCAAGGAGGAGTGCCTTCCCAGTCGCACATGTCGTGCGAGACAAAAGCACAAGTAACGACAGAGGCGGATATAGAGCAAG ATCTCCTGCCCAGGACCCTGCCAGTAGACGAAGCTAACAGTGATTCCATCGCAACAACCCTGTCCACTTCTTCCTTGGGTAGCGGAGGCCTCAACTCGCCCGCAAATAG GTCTTCCCCTTCTGTTTCCCCAGCGGCTCCCCAGGGCCTTCCATACCTGAGCGCTCCGCAGAGCTGA
- the PIP5K1A gene encoding phosphatidylinositol 4-phosphate 5-kinase type-1 alpha isoform X4, with the protein MASAGPESGGSSGSSGGLAGSSTFKKSLTPEMPGSSGQPGSQTIKKGHRGVDSTGETTYKKTTSSALKGAIQLGITHTVGSLSTKPERDVLMQDFYVVESIFFPSEGSNLTPAHHYNDFRFKTYAPVAFRYFRELFGIRPDDYLYSLCSEPLIELSNSGASGSLFYVSSDDEFIIKTVQHKEAEFLQKLLPGYYMNLNQNPRTLLPKFYGLYCVQAGGKNIRIVVMNNLLPRSVKMHLKYDLKGSTYKRRASQKEREKVFPTYKDLDFMQDIPDGLFLDSDMYNALCKTLQRDCLVLQSFKIMDYSLLVAIHNIDLAQREHAMADGTSQTDMRRPAAQKALYSTAMESIQGEARRGGTIETDDQMGGIPARNVKGERLLLYIGIIDVLQSYRFVKKLEHSWKALVHDGDTVSVHRPSFYAERFQRFMCNTAFKKIPLKPSPSKKSRSGTTVPRRSCQGGVPSQSHMSCETKAQVTTEADIEQGSHLGRPDLLPRTLPVDEANSDSIATTLSTSSLGSGGLNSPANRSVGVQVHKADSSAKDLTRTAPGIFLSSGSPGPSIPERSAELREQLEDLQETEISF; encoded by the exons ATGGCGTCGGCGGGGCCCGAGTCGGGGGGCAGCAGCGGGAGCAGCGGCGGCCTGGCGG gaTCATCTACTTTCAAAAAGTCACTCACCCCTGAG ATGCCAGGTTCTTCTGGGCAGCCAGGCTCACAGACGATAAAGAAAGGGCACAGAGGAGTGGACTCCACGGGCGAGACTACCTATAAAAAG ACGACATCGTCTGCCTTGAAAGGTGCCATTCAGCTGGGCATTACACACACGGTTGGAAGCTTGAGCACCAAACCTGAAAGAGATGTTCTCATGCAAGATTTCTACGTAgtagaaagtattttcttcccaAG TGAAGGGAGTAACCTCACCCCAGCTCATCACTACAATGACTTTCGGTTCAAAACCTATGCTCCAGTGGCCTTTCGCTATTTCCGGGAGCTGTTTGGGATCCGACCAGATGACTATCTG TACTCGCTCTGCAGTGAGCCACTCATTGAACTTTCAAACTCCGGGGCCAGTGGATCCCTCTTCTACGTATCCAGCGACGATGAGTTTATCATCAAAACGGTTCAGCACAAAGAGGCTGAGTTCTTacagaagctgctgcctggctaTTACATG AATTTGAACCAGAACCCAAGGACGCTGCTGCCAAAGTTTTACGGCTTGTACTGTGTCCAGGCCGGAGGCAAAAACATTCGCATTGTTGTGATGAACAACCTACTGCCGCGCTCTGTCAAAATGCACCTGAAATACGACCTGAAGGGCTCCACCTACAAACGCCGAGCATCCCAGAAGGAGCGGGAGAAGGTCTTCCCAACATACAAGGACTTGGATTTTATGCAGGACATCCCTGATGGCCTCTTCTTAGACTCTGACATGTATAACGCTCTGTGCAAAACGTTACAGAGAGACTGTTTG GTCCTGCAGAGCTTTAAAATCATGGATTACAGTTTGCTTGTTGCAATCCATAACATCGATCTGGCACAGAGAGAGCACGCAATGGCAGATGGGACATCCCAGACCGATATGCGGCGACCCGCTGCCCAGAAGGCCCTCTACTCGACAGCCATGGAATCCATCCAAGGAGAGGCCCGGCGAGGTGGCACCATAGAAACAGATGACCA GATGGGAGGCATTCCAGCCCGCAACGTGAAGGGGGAGAGGTTGCTGCTGTACATCGGCATCATTGATGTGTTGCAGTCCTACAG ATTTGTCAAGAAGCTGGAGCACTCTTGGAAGGCCCTTGTACACGATGGG GACACTGTATCTGTGCACAGACCCAGCTTCTACGCCGAAAGGTTCCAACGGTTCATGTGCAACACAGCGTTCAAGAAAATACCAC TAAAGCCATCCCCCTCTAAGAAGAGCCGGTCTGGCACAACAGTTCCTCGGCGGAGCTGTCAAGGAGGAGTGCCTTCCCAGTCGCACATGTCGTGCGAGACAAAAGCACAAGTAACGACAGAGGCGGATATAGAGCAAG GTTCCCACCTTGGTCGCCCAGATCTCCTGCCCAGGACCCTGCCAGTAGACGAAGCTAACAGTGATTCCATCGCAACAACCCTGTCCACTTCTTCCTTGGGTAGCGGAGGCCTCAACTCGCCCGCAAATAG GTCGGTGGGCGTACAAGTGCATAAAGCTGACAGCTCAGCAAAGGATTTGACTAGAACAGCTCCCGGCATCTTCCTGTCTAG CGGCTCCCCAGGGCCTTCCATACCTGAGCGCTCCGCAGAGCTGAGAGAGCAGCTCGAAGACCTGCAAGAGACAGAGATAAGCTTT TGA